The genome window TGTCAGCCAATCCCTGGATCGCTTTCAAGTTCAAGGGCGGGGTCAAGGGCGAGAAAGTCAAGGTGTCGTGGACCGACAACCGCGGGGACTCTCGCAGCGATGAAGTCGTGATAGCATGATTCGCCTTGCCTGCGTCGCGCTTGCACTCGCGCTGTGCATTCCGGCGCTATCAGCCAGCGAAGACGGCCATATAGCGAGCGAGCTTCAGAAGTACCGCAAGATGTTGCAAGATGGCAATCCGGCTGATCTCATGGAAATGCGAGGCGAGGAGTTGTGGACCATGCCACGGGGAGCCAAGAACGCCACCTTGGAGCAATGCGATTTAGGTTTGGGCGCGGGCAAGCTGGAAGGCGCCTATGCCCGGTTGCCGCGCTACTTCGCCGATACGGATAGAGTTCAAGATGCGGAGTCGCGCCTGGCCCATTGCATGGCCACGCTACAGGGTTTGAGCGAGCAGCAAGCCACGCGGAATTGGTACAAACCCAATTCCGACATGGAAGCCCTCGTCACCTACGTGGCCGCGCAATCGAAGGGCAAACCCATCGCCATCCCGCTCGTGCACGGCA of Betaproteobacteria bacterium contains these proteins:
- the soxA gene encoding sulfur oxidation c-type cytochrome SoxA; this encodes MIRLACVALALALCIPALSASEDGHIASELQKYRKMLQDGNPADLMEMRGEELWTMPRGAKNATLEQCDLGLGAGKLEGAYARLPRYFADTDRVQDAESRLAHCMATLQGLSEQQATRNWYKPNSDMEALVTYVAAQSKGKPIAIPLVHGKEKEMVGVGEEIFFRRAGPLDFSCATCHSQPGRRIRLQELPNFGDNKSAQSSMITWPAYRVSQSAVWTMERRLIDCLRQMRYPDADYLSDAVIALQSYLQQQARGGVMEAPGIKR